CAGCAACAAAAACCCAACTTCAAAGTGAAGAAATCTAGGTTTCATCAATGGAATCCTAAACTCAAAATTGATGCAAGAGGTGAAAAAGTATGTTGGATTAAAAGGCCATACCAGGAATCATCAAGAACAATTCTCAAAATCTTCATTGTACGTTTGGAACCTTTATAAGCTCCTCCAAACTACAACTAAGTTTATTCTCCACCGTCTCTGTTTTCCTCCACTCTTTTGATTATAATTCTTCAACAACCCACATGGAATCCATTTGTTCCTCCCATCGTCGCCTCCGCCTTCGCCTCCACCACCGCCATCAGATCTACATAAAAATTCAACAAATATCTCATTTGTATCACGCAGATCAAACCTAAACCTCGATGTGGATTTCGTTGGGCCTCTATAAGTAAGAGATGATTCATCAAATTGGCTTGATTTCAAACCTTCCTCCTCGTATGAATAACAATGTTTTTGACCGAATAAGTAAGAGAGAATGTAGATTCAGCAACTTTATCATCGAGTAAAAAAAATGGCTACAAAGTTTTTGTATTTGGTGGGTGAGGACATAATATGATTTGGATTTTATGTTTATTCTTTTAGTGAAATAAAGACCGAAACCGGTAATTACAAGGGACATTTTTTCAGATAAATTCGGACTTCATTCCgttttttcacaaaaaaatataaaaaatagttGGATGATTTAAAAGGTGTGACATATcgtaaaaaccggtttgaaccggccggtcgaaccggttggaccgagAACTGGGAGAAGGAGCGGTTCAACTATAaccggttttacattgatttctgaaTCGGATTGAACCaaccggtttttagaaaaaaccggttgaaccggtcaaaataaaccggttgaaccggttaaatcgaataaaaacacatgaaaaataattatttacataataaactttggtgatttttttcaaatctatttagttttttttttaaataaaaacatatggtaaatgttataaattcATTTGATGTGTTTGCATTCATCAAAAATTATATTTCGTTTcgatattatactttatttttcattttgacGTATacggattgatgtaaaacactaaaacttatggttatgtgttattttaatatatttggattcatctacaatttatttttatgtgtatttttaatgtttgaacttgtaaacatcaaattcataatttctatatGTATTTATACGtaggaaaataaaataaaaaaacatgaaaaatatagaaaccaGCTCACCCGACAGTCGAACCagttaaaccggttgaaccaaAAACCAACCACCATACCGGTTCGACTAAAaaatcggtttttaaaacattgtgtATCATCGTGATCATGGAAAATAACACCTTTCTTATTCTCCCCCTTcaaattaataaacaaaaaaacacCCTGTAATCTTGCTTTCGCCACCATTATATCATCGTACATCCATTCAATTTCCAGTTTTCATCAACACCATGACTTCTATGTTACAGAGGGAGAGATCTCTCCCTGTTTCTCAATCTTACAACACCTCTTCAAACGATCCATCTTCGGTGGTTGCCGGCATCCGCCGGAGACTCTCCTCCATGTCCTTACGGATCCAGCCCTCTTCCATCTCCGGCACCACCTCAGCTGCAACCGCATGGGCGATGCGCCGCTCCAAATCCGTTTCATCAATGGGGGAATCCACGTCTACCTCAGTCAGAAACTGGTGGGATCGGGGATGGGGATGGATCCTCTCGAGGAAACCCATATTCGCACAGGATCTGGAGTTTAATCAAGAGGAAACCTCCGTTCTCAGATCCCATGATAAAGGAAGCTGGAGACACGTCTTCTTCAAGGTTAAATCCGAGATCCGGAGACTCGTCAGATCTGATAATGTCGGCCTCCCTCAGACAGTTCGCTACAACTCCCATAGTTACGCTCACAATTTCGACGATGGCAGCAGTAAATTCCGAAGCTGATCAAGTTGGTCTCTGATCTGAGCTATACCCAAATTCAAAGATCATACAGTTACTCCGATTATGTTGTatcatattaatatttttttttgtttagatcatTTACAAGGTAAGATAAGTAAATGAATGATGATGTCGGCGATGGTGGATCCAACTCCGGTGGAAGGGAATGAAATATGAATGATTATGTCAGTTCCGGTGGTGTACTGTTTTCCGATATGGCTGGATGTCGTTGGAATAGAAGACGCAAAGTAAAGTGGGCAAGGTCGTAATTTAATTTTGTAAAATTTGTTCATTGTAATtttcaattattcttaatttgTTATATATCAAACTATTTATTGTGTTGTTTCCTTTTTTTTAGCTTAATTATTGAAATATATAATAATTGAGTTGCTAGACTTTTAGAAAAACTACAACTATTTGTTTATGcatattaaagtttttttttttttttctttctccaaGTATTTTATAGATAAATGCTATTTCGCCGACTAAAAGAAAGTGTTAACATaaaaataagagaaataaaatATCCGTCTATTTTTTATTCCTACAAATTCTCCTACCCAATTAAATAGTGACATATATAACATTTAATactgatttaatgatattttaaaatattaatatgaCATATGTTATTATTTAAATTGATAGAAGGATTTATAGAAACAAAAgtaaaagaatatttaatttctctaaaaaTAATGTTGTATGGTATAGAATATATCAAGGTTTTAAAAAGCTCGTCATGGCTCCGCCATGGTGCGCCACGACTCCAAGGCTTGCAGCTGCCGCCAAGCTTTGCCAAAACGCcgccttaactcatatatgtgtataaaaatgaataatagttgaaaatacatataaaaatattaattataaaaaaattgcCGCCTTAAGTTACGCCTTACAAACGCCATGACTCGCCAAGGCTCAGAAAAGCTTGAGGtttgacattgccgccaagtcacgccttatgttatttagaaccttggaaTATATAGTATTAAACTAATGCATTTGATCAGGCTGCCAAATGGATTAACAAGAAATTGCCTTTTAAGATAGAAGATTATTGTAGATAATAACTATTTTATTAAGATACTAATGCAATTACATACAATCATAAAAAGAAAGATTATTAATCGAATAAAATGATGAAACATTATGTATAACATCTTTCGGCTGGAATTCAATATATAGATTAAAAAATCACTCAAGAAACATTATCCTCGTGTATATGTGTGTGAAGTTTAGATAATGATTAGTTAGAATGTTCACTTTTAGGGGATCCACTTTCCATACTTTTGTGAACCAAGCTCCCCCTTATGTTGCATGTAATGTTCATCAACATCCAAATGGATACCAGGATCATTGGTAGAGTAACTACCACCAAGCTCCCCCTTATGTTGCATGTAATGTTCATCAACATCCAAATGGATACCAGGATCATTGGTAGAGTAACTACCACCAACCATGATAGAATTGTTGACACCTTGGAAGTTGCCATTAAGGTAGGTTGTCAATGGGGTAAAAGACTCATCATTATGTTGTGTTGTACCTAATTTATGATTCTCCATACTCATCAAGTCAAGCTCTCCTCTCATAGTAGCTCCCTCGTTGCTTCCAGCCATCGTTATGATCCCAAAACCACCATTGGCATCCTCCTCCTCTTTGTCATGATCATGGATGTTGCTTGCACCTTCTCTCTCATTGGGTTTCTTATGGAGATGAGCAAGGCGACGTGTGAGTGCATTCATCATGTCTCGAATCTCACGATCGAGTTGTTGCTTTTGTT
The genomic region above belongs to Lactuca sativa cultivar Salinas chromosome 4, Lsat_Salinas_v11, whole genome shotgun sequence and contains:
- the LOC111889165 gene encoding uncharacterized protein LOC111889165; translation: MTSMLQRERSLPVSQSYNTSSNDPSSVVAGIRRRLSSMSLRIQPSSISGTTSAATAWAMRRSKSVSSMGESTSTSVRNWWDRGWGWILSRKPIFAQDLEFNQEETSVLRSHDKGSWRHVFFKVKSEIRRLVRSDNVGLPQTVRYNSHSYAHNFDDGSSKFRS
- the LOC111889159 gene encoding uncharacterized protein LOC111889159; protein product: MGAPESGEKQQKQQLDREIRDMMNALTRRLAHLHKKPNEREGASNIHDHDKEEEDANGGFGIITMAGSNEGATMRGELDLMSMENHKLGTTQHNDESFTPLTTYLNGNFQGVNNSIMVGGSYSTNDPGIHLDVDEHYMQHKGELGGSYSTNDPGIHLDVDEHYMQHKGELGSQKYGKWIP